One part of the Vitis riparia cultivar Riparia Gloire de Montpellier isolate 1030 chromosome 6, EGFV_Vit.rip_1.0, whole genome shotgun sequence genome encodes these proteins:
- the LOC117916523 gene encoding calcium-transporting ATPase 4, endoplasmic reticulum-type-like, with amino-acid sequence MGKGGQGYGKRNPNDANTVEIFAAWAKNVKECEEKLQVNHEFGLSTAEVEKRREIYGYNELEKHEGPSILRLVLDQFNDTLVRILLVAAVISFVLAWYDGEEGGEMEITAFVEPLVIFLILIVNAIVGVWQESNAEKALEALKEIQSEHATVIRDGKKVPNLPAKELVPGDIVELRVGDKVPADMRVLSLISSTLRVEQGSLTGESEAVNKTTKVVPEDSDIQGKKCMVFAGTTVVNGNGICLVTETGMNTEIGKVHLQIHEASQSEEDTPLKKKLNEFGELLTAIIGVICALVWLINVKYFLTWEYVDGWPRNFKFSFEKCTYYFEIAVALAVAAIPEGLPAVITTCLALGTRKMAQKNALVRKLPSVETLGCTTVICSDKTGTLTTNQMAVAKLVAMGPRVYTVRNFNVEGTSYSPFDGRILDWPAGRMDANLQMIAKIAAVCNDADVEDSGQHYVANGMPTEAALKVLVEKMGLPEGFDNGSSLGNSAVLRCSQLWNKIEHRIATLEFDRDRKSMGVIVNSSSGKKALLVKGAVENVLERSSYIQLLDGSIVELDRKSRDLILQSLYQMSTSALRCLGFAYKEDLLEFATYNGDEDHPAHQLLLKPSNYSVIESKLIFVGLVGLRDPPRKEVRQAIEDCRAAGIRVMVITGDNKNTAEAICREIGVFGSKEDISLKSITGKEFMEHYNQKTHLRQSGGLLFSRAEPRHKQEIVKLLKEDNEVVAMTGDGVNDAPALKLADIGIAMGITGTEVAKEASDMVLADDNFNTIVAAVGEGRSIYNNMKAFIRYMISSNIGEVASIFLTAALGIPEGLIPVQLLWVNLVTDGPPATALGFNPPDKDIMKKPPRRSDDSLITPWILFRYLVIGLYVGIATVGIFIIWYTHGTFLGIDLSGDGHSLVTYSQLANWGQCPSWEGFSASPFTAGAQVFSFDSNPCDYFQTGKIKAMTLSLSVLVAIEMFNSLNALSEDGSLLTMPPWVNPWLLVAMSISFALHFLIVYVPFLAQIFGIVALSLNEWLLVLVVAFPVILIDELLKFVGRCTSGLRSSDARRYSKHKAE; translated from the exons ATGGGGAAAGGGGGGCAAGGCTATGGGAAAAGAAACCCTAATGATGCCAACACAGTTGAAATCTTCGCTGCATGGGCGAAGAATGTTAAAGAATGCGAAGAGAAGCTCCAGGTGAATCACGAATTCGGATTGTCAACGGCTGAGGTTGAAAAGCGGCGCGAGATCTATGGTTACAACGAGTTGGAGAAGCATGAGGGTCCTTCAATTTTGAGACTGGTTTTGGATCAGTTCAATGACACTCTAGTTAGGATTCTGTTGGTTGCTGCagttatttcatttgttttggcTTGGTACGATGGCGAAGAGGGTGGGGAAATGGAAATCACTGCATTTGTAGAACCATTGGTGATTTTTTTGATCTTGATTGTGAATGCTATAGTTGGGGTTTGGCAGGAGAGTAATGCGGAGAAGGCATTAGAGGCTCTTAAGGAAATTCAATCAGAGCATGCAACAGTGATTCGGGATGGTAAAAAGGTTCCAAATTTGCCGGCAAAAGAACTTGTTCCAGGAGATATTGTTGAATTAAGGGTTGGTGATAAGGTACCTGCAGATATGCGGGTTTTGAGTTTGATAAGCTCGACTCTTCGGGTTGAGCAAGGATCCTTAACAGGAGAGAGTGAAGCCGTTAATAAGACAACTAAGGTTGTGCCAGAGGATTCAGATATTCAGGGTAAGAAGTGTATGGTTTTTGCAGGGACAACTGTGGTGAATGGAAATGGTATATGTTTGGTTACAGAGACGGGAATGAATACGGAGATAGGGAAGGTGCATTTGCAAATTCATGAAGCCTCACAGAGTGAAGAAGATACACCTttgaagaagaagttgaatGAGTTTGGAGAGCTTCTTACTGCCATAATTGGAGTAATTTGTGCATTGGTTTGGCTTATTAATGTAAAATACTTCCTTACTTGGGAGTATGTTGATGGGTGGCCTAGGaattttaaattctcatttGAGAAGTGCACTTATTACTTTGAAATTGCTGTGGCGTTAGCAGTGGCTGCAATTCCAGAAGGTTTGCCAGCAGTCATCACAACTTGTTTGGCGCTTGGAACAAGAAAGATGGCACAGAAGAATGCACTTGTTCGGAAGTTACCTAGTGTTGAAACTCTTGGTTGTACAACTGTAATTTGTTCTGATAAAACAGGCACTTTGACTACCAACCAAATGGCAGTTGCAAAGCTTGTGGCTATGGGCCCTAGGGTGTATACTGTTCGAAATTTCAATGTGGAAGGGACCTCATATAGTCCTTTTGATGGAAGAATACTGGACTGGCCTGCAGGTCGGATGGATGCTAATCTTCAAATGATTGCGAAGATTGCAGCAGTGTGCAATGATGCTGATGTTGAAGACTCTGGGCAACATTATGTTGCCAATGGAATGCCCACTGAGGCAGCCTTGAAG GTTCTGGTTGAGAAAATGGGACTTCCTGAAGGATTTGATAATGGTTCATCTTTGGGTAATAGCGCTGTACTCC GTTGTTCTCAACTATGGAATAAAATTGAACATCGAATTGCAACCCTTGAATTCGATCGTGATCGCAAATCCATGGGAGTTATTGTGAATTCCAGCTCAGGCAAAAAGGCATTGCTAGTGAAG GGTGCAGTCGAAAATGTGTTGGAAAGAAGCTCATATATTCAGTTGCTTGATGGTTCTATTGTAGAACTTGATAGAAAATCAAGGGATCTTATTTTACAAAGCCTTTATCAAATGTCAACAAGTGCATTACGCTGTTTGGGATTTGCATACAAGGAAGATCTTTTGGAGTTTGCAACATATAATGGAGATGAAGACCATCCAGCTCATCAGCTTCTACTTAAACCATCAAATTACTCTGTTATTGAAAGTAAACTCATTTTTGTTGGTTTGGTTGGGCTGAGG GATCCACCACGGAAAGAGGTTCGTCAAGCAATTGAAGACTGTAGAGCAGCTGGAATTCGTGTTATGGTTATTACAGGTGACAACAAGAATACAGCAGAAGCTATTTGTCGTgaaattggagtttttggatcTAAGGaagatattagtttaaaaaGCATAACGGGGAAAGAGTTTATGGAGCATTATAATCAGAAAACTCATTTGAGGCAAAGTGGGGGCCTCCTGTTCTCTAGGGCTGAACCAAGGCATAAGCAGGAAATAGTGAAGTTGCTCAAAGAGGATAATGAGGTGGTTGCAATGACTGGTGATGGAGTGAATGATGCACCAGCCTTGAAATTGGCTGATATTGGGATTGCAATGGGCATTACTGGGACAGAG GTTGCAAAGGAAGCCTCTGACATGGTCTTGGCAGATGATAATTTTAACACAATAGTTGCTGCTGTTGGCGAAGGCAGATCCATTTACAACAATATGAAGGCTTTTATCAG GTACatgatttcatcaaatattGGCGAGGTTGCCTCTATATTTCTGACAGCTGCTTTAGGTATTCCAGAAGGCCTGATTCCTGTTCAGCTTCTGTGGGTGAATCTTGTCACTGATGGTCCCCCAGCAACAGCTTTGGGATTTAATCCACCTGACAAAGATATAATGAAGAAACCCCCTAGAAGAAGTGATGATTCATTGATCACTCCCTGGATTTTATTCCGCTATCTG GTGATTGGGCTCTATGTTGGAATAGCAACTGTGGGAATATTCATCATATGGTACACACATGGGACATTCCTGGGGATTGATTTGAGTGGAGATGGCCACAGTCTTGTTACCTATTCCCAACTTGCTAACTGGGGTCAATGCCCTTCCTGGGAGGGTTTCTCGGCATCACCCTTCACAGCAGGGGCGCAAGTGTTCAGTTTTGATTCAAATCCATGTGACTACTTCCAGACTGGAAAAATCAAAGCCATGACTCTTTCCCTCTCTGTCCTGGTTGCCATAGAGATGTTCAATTCCCTTAATGCCCTATCCGAGGATGGGAGCCTTTTGACAATGCCCCCATGGGTCAATCCCTGGCTCCTCGTTGCCATGTCCATCTCTTTTGCCCTGCACTTCTTGATCGTGTATGTGCCATTCCTCGCACAAATTTTTGGCATTGTTGCCCTCAGCCTCAATGAATGGCTCTTGGTGTTGGTTGTGGCATTCCCGGTAATTCTGATTGATGAACTACTCAAATTTGTTGGAAGGTGTACCAGTGGGTTGCGGTCATCGGATGCTAGAAGATATTCAAAGCACAAGGCAGAATAA
- the LOC117916525 gene encoding histone H4, which translates to MSGRGKGGKGLGKGGAKRHRKVLRDNIQGITKPAIRRLARRGGVKRISGLIYEETRGVLKIFLENVIRDAVTYTEHARRKTVTAMDVVYALKRQGRTLYGFGG; encoded by the coding sequence ATGTCGGGGCGTGGGAAGGGAGGCAAAGGATTGGGAAAGGGAGGGGCAAAGCGACACCGTAAGGTGCTCCGTGATAACATCCAGGGAATCACGAAGCCAGCCATACGTAGGCTGGCTAGGAGAGGAGGTGTGAAGCGTATCAGCGGTCTGATCTATGAGGAGACCCGTGGTGTGCTGAAGATCTTCTTGGAGAACGTCATTCGCGACGCCGTCACCTACACGGAGCACGCTCGCCGGAAGACCGTGACTGCCATGGACGTCGTCTATGCTCTCAAGAGGCAGGGCAGGACTCTGTATGGGTTTGGTGGTTAA
- the LOC117916524 gene encoding protein GAMETOPHYTE DEFECTIVE 1 produces the protein MGFFDLNIPYDGTTAAGDKSSRIKVVVKAMELGYSGVAYNRKIKGVMSDSDSCSIPPLSLSSLLKLAPSLSSSVRFHRSLLGVPLSSPFRQYTRLTVAVDSSPQASALNSGNPVLKSYDLVAVRPLNQNAFDQACQVSEVDLIAIDFSEKLPFRLKLPMVKAAIKRGVYFEITYSNLISDVQSRKQVISNAKLLVDWTRGNNLIFSSAAPSVNELRGPYDVANLSSLLGLSMERAKAAISKNCRSLIANALRKKQFYKEAIRVELIPSSEFDSNEPWSGNGLKWDPISSGEGDLLLDDMAKSFSAAGKVSKTVKAIDFASIVDNMSSHGLQLKDLLSGTKSVLQPVDNVKNSMSVDGKIGAPVPTNGGSEQPDMLKLFPETERTSSYNTPSKCQISGHEDSKKSFSPNDTSKADIDSEEIKTHTTITEEEPNISNGLVDFSPIRTEIDNLQSEECTAGSEANVVLPDDNLTLCTALMDIECDAVCNADADGKFEVPIQTRDVNLSVLQNEESRNAKGFDVVLGAQSVTVDEVLVDTNMKNEASLSLASNNVLLHENSSEIEFREPVDDSVLLSDGTPPVECYDELKGSNDSSVANHELLDEMIVEAQKQADDSETEYPTINESISGKAKAKQRTPRRAALLFPFKRLVSPVLFKKKAHRKRNKTT, from the exons ATGGGATTCTTCGACCTTAACATCCCCTACGATGGGACAACGGCGGCCGGCGACAAGAGCAGTCGGATAAAGGTGGTGGTGAAGGCCATGGAGCTAGGGTACAGCGGAGTTGCCTACAACCGCAAGATCAAGGGCGTGATGTCGGACTCAGACTCCTGCTCAATACCcccactctctctctcctctctcctcaaACTGGCCCCATCTCTCTCCTCCTCCGTTCGCTTCCACCGCAGCCTTCTCGGCGTTCCCCTCTCCTCTCCCTTCCGTCAGTACACGCGCCTCACTGTCGCCGTTGACTCCTCCCCTCAGGCCTCCGCTCTCAACTCTGGTAACCCCGTTCTCAAGTCCTACGATTTGGTCGCTGTTCGGCCTTTGAACCAGAACGCCTTCGATCAGGCCTGTCAGGTTTCTGAG GTAGATTTAATTGCGATTGATTTCTCGGAGAAGCTGCCGTTCCGATTGAAGCTTCCCATGGTTAAAGCTGCAATTAAG CGCGGGGTGTATTTTGAAATCACATACTCTAATCTTATATCCGATGTTCAATCCAGGAAACAAGTGATATCGAATGCCAAG TTGTTGGTGGATTGGACTCGAGGAAACAATCTCATCTTCTCAAGTGCTGCCCCTTCTGTAAATGAGCTTAGAGGGCCATATGATGTTGCAAATTTATCTTCTTTGCTTGGTCTCTCCATGGAACGTGCTAAAGCAgctatttctaaaaattgtag ATCTCTTATAGCTAATGCTTTAAGGAAAAAGCAATTTTACAAGGAGGCCATCAGAGTTGAATTAATACCATCCAGTGAATTTGACTCCAATGAACCTTGGTCTGGCAATGGACTTAAATGGGACCCCATCTCTAGTGGTGAAGGTGATCTGCTCTTAGATGATATGGCAAAATCTTTCTCTGCTGCTGGTAAAGTATCCAAGACTGTGAAAGCCATTGATTTTGCTTCAATTGTGGACAACATGTCATCGCATGGGTTGCAACTAAAGGATTTGTTATCAGGAACAAAGTCTGTGTTGCAGCCAGTGGATAATGTTAAAAACTCTATGTCTGTTGATGGGAAAATTGGGGCACCAGTTCCAACTAATGGAGGATCAGAACAACCAGACATGCTTAAACTTTTTCCTGAAACAGAACGGACATCATCATATAATACCCCATCAAAATGTCAAATATCTGGTCATGAAGattctaaaaaatcattttcgcCGAATGATACTTCAAAAGCTGATATTGATTCTGAAGAAATTAAAACACATACTACCATCACTGAGGAAGAACCTAATATTTCAAATGGCCTTGTAGATTTTTCCCCAATTAGAACAGAAATAGATAATTTGCAATCAGAAGAGTGCACAGCTGGTTCTGAAGCAAATGTTGTGTTACCAGATGATAATTTAACATTGTGCACTGCGTTAATGGACATTGAGTGTGATGCTGTGTGTAATGCTGATGCTGATGGTAAATTTGAAGTCCCCATTCAAACCAGGGATGTGAATCTTTCTGTTTTACAGAATGAAGAATCTAGGAATGCAAAAGGTTTTGATGTGGTTTTGGGGGCACAAAGTGTCACAGTGGATGAAGTTTTAGTTGAcactaatatgaaaaatgaagcaAGTTTATCTTTGGCCTCAAACAATGTGCTTTTGCATGAAAATTCCTCAGAAATAGAATTTAGGGAACCTGTAGATGATTCAGTTTTACTTTCTGATGGAACTCCCCCTGTGGAGTGCTATGATGAGCTGAAAGGCAGCAATGATTCTTCAGTTGCAAATCATGAGCTACTGGACGAAATGATCGTGGAAGCGCAAAAACAAGCTGATGATTCTGAAACTGAGTATCCTACCATCAATGAATCTATATCAG GTAAAGCCAAAGCAAAACAGAGGACACCTCGTAGGGCTGCACTTCTATTTCCTTTCAAGCGCTTGGTGAGTCCAGTTCTTTTCAAGAAGAAAGCTCACCGAAAAAGAAACAAGACTACATAA